A window of the Sphaerobacter thermophilus DSM 20745 genome harbors these coding sequences:
- a CDS encoding carotenoid biosynthesis protein: MTAARTLFFAHLGALIFALGGLLIALPHPELWAGSAQAAKVFAFGMRHGGALHIVLGAAAMLAFGLRYLGAWRTLTFFALATTLSLGMELLGTGTGWPFGAYSYTSGLGMKVLGRVPYTIPLSWFFVGLAAYLLASAIVARLSVRRSALSAVLLGVWFLTVWDLVLDPAMAHPSLPMQFWVWHATGPYFGMPLQNFVGWSVTGLLFMGLSRLLWRRNASPDEFPAWLPFGIYTANIIFALALSLSVGLWEPAVAAVLLGVLPATLALGRTTSPAATAIRLGSRAIAGRRLRLTVEGLEHIPASGPALIAARHYHHLYDGCALITTLPRPVHILVALDWVDRPIVRRVMERACAAARWPIVLRGDALTRPGARTAYSPAERRRYLHRAVTETVDLLRAGEVVVVFPEAYPNVDPTYTPKTADGFLPFRPGFAALAALAERDGHLPVPIIPAGLAYRPGDRWELTLRFGPPLFIDDWPDRAALVAAVEQQVRDLSRPAPAYRPAVAGEVLQP; encoded by the coding sequence GTGACGGCAGCACGGACCCTGTTCTTCGCCCACCTCGGGGCGCTCATCTTCGCCCTGGGCGGCCTCCTGATCGCCCTGCCACACCCCGAGCTATGGGCCGGCAGCGCCCAGGCCGCGAAGGTCTTCGCCTTCGGGATGCGCCACGGCGGTGCGCTGCACATCGTCCTCGGCGCTGCCGCCATGCTCGCCTTCGGTCTTCGCTACCTCGGCGCCTGGCGCACGCTCACCTTCTTCGCGCTCGCCACTACGCTCTCCCTCGGGATGGAACTGCTCGGCACCGGCACCGGCTGGCCCTTCGGCGCGTACAGCTACACCAGCGGGCTGGGGATGAAGGTGCTCGGGCGGGTGCCCTACACCATCCCGCTCTCCTGGTTCTTCGTCGGTCTGGCCGCCTACCTGCTCGCCAGCGCCATCGTGGCCCGGCTCAGCGTCCGCCGCTCGGCGCTCAGCGCGGTGCTCCTTGGCGTCTGGTTCCTCACCGTCTGGGACCTGGTGCTCGACCCGGCCATGGCTCACCCGTCGCTCCCGATGCAGTTCTGGGTCTGGCACGCGACTGGGCCCTACTTCGGGATGCCGCTGCAGAACTTCGTGGGCTGGTCCGTGACCGGCCTCCTCTTCATGGGCCTCAGCCGCCTGCTCTGGCGGCGCAACGCCAGTCCGGATGAGTTCCCGGCCTGGCTCCCCTTCGGGATCTACACCGCCAACATCATCTTCGCCCTGGCGCTGAGCCTGAGCGTGGGGCTGTGGGAGCCGGCCGTGGCGGCCGTCCTCCTGGGCGTGCTCCCGGCAACGCTGGCGCTGGGGAGGACGACGTCTCCGGCCGCGACCGCGATCCGCCTCGGCAGCCGCGCCATCGCCGGGCGGCGACTCCGACTCACCGTCGAGGGTTTGGAGCACATTCCGGCCAGCGGCCCAGCCCTGATCGCCGCTCGCCACTATCACCACCTCTACGACGGCTGCGCCCTCATCACCACGCTGCCCCGCCCGGTCCACATCCTGGTCGCGCTCGACTGGGTGGACCGCCCCATCGTCCGCCGGGTGATGGAGCGCGCCTGCGCCGCGGCCCGCTGGCCGATCGTGCTCCGTGGCGACGCCCTGACACGCCCCGGCGCCCGCACGGCCTACAGCCCGGCCGAGCGCCGTCGCTACCTGCACCGCGCGGTGACGGAGACGGTCGACCTGCTGCGCGCGGGCGAGGTCGTCGTGGTCTTCCCCGAGGCCTACCCTAACGTTGACCCGACCTACACTCCCAAGACGGCGGACGGCTTCCTCCCCTTCCGCCCCGGCTTTGCCGCGCTCGCGGCCCTGGCCGAGCGCGACGGCCATCTACCGGTCCCGATCATCCCGGCTGGGCTGGCATACCGCCCCGGCGACCGCTGGGAGCTGACGCTCCGCTTCGGCCCGCCCCTCTTCATCGACGACTGGCCCGACCGGGCGGCGCTGGTGGCCGCCGTAGAGCAGCAGGTGCGCGACCTGTCGCGCCCGGCCCCCGCGTACCGCCCGGCCGTCGCGGGCGAGGTCTTGCAGCCATGA
- the crtI gene encoding phytoene desaturase family protein: MYARAFADLAGEPFLSPGSFARVLPELLRLGAAQSVYRFTSRHFHDPRLRAVFSFHPLFIGGNPFRASAIYGIVPYLERQQGVHFAMGGMYTLVEAMERLLCDLGAEVRCGTPVEEIIVTDGRAAGVRLAGGETIPAAAVVANSDVATTYRELIPPAHRPRRTLARLARFRYSMSCFLLYLGLNRTYPQLHHHTVLMPAHYREHIRAIFDGHGLPDDLALYLHTPTRTDPTMAPPGGESLYALAPVPHLGHGIDWNHAGDMLRDRIIRALEEQVGLDDLESSIVIERRFTPVDFATDLRSHLGAAFSIEPTLLQSAYFRPHNRSRDLPGLYLVGAGTHPGAGLPGVLLSAKITSRLVQEDLRSVRARVYSKAV; this comes from the coding sequence ATCTACGCCCGCGCTTTCGCCGACCTGGCCGGCGAGCCGTTCCTGTCGCCCGGATCCTTCGCCCGCGTCCTCCCGGAGCTGTTGCGCCTCGGCGCGGCTCAGAGCGTCTATCGCTTCACCTCGCGCCACTTCCACGATCCGCGTCTCCGCGCCGTCTTCTCCTTCCACCCGCTCTTCATCGGCGGGAACCCGTTCCGCGCCAGCGCCATCTACGGCATCGTTCCCTACCTGGAGCGCCAGCAGGGGGTCCACTTCGCCATGGGCGGGATGTACACGCTGGTCGAGGCGATGGAGCGCCTGCTGTGTGACCTCGGCGCCGAGGTGCGCTGCGGCACGCCGGTGGAGGAGATTATCGTCACCGACGGCCGCGCCGCCGGGGTCCGCCTTGCCGGCGGCGAGACCATCCCCGCAGCCGCCGTGGTCGCCAACAGCGACGTCGCCACCACCTACCGGGAGCTGATCCCACCCGCCCACCGCCCCCGGCGCACGCTCGCTCGTCTGGCGCGCTTCCGCTACTCGATGAGCTGCTTCCTTCTCTACCTTGGCCTAAACCGCACATACCCGCAGCTCCACCACCACACCGTCCTGATGCCTGCCCACTACCGCGAGCACATTCGCGCCATCTTCGACGGCCACGGCCTCCCCGACGACCTGGCCCTCTACCTCCACACACCGACGCGCACCGACCCGACCATGGCCCCGCCCGGCGGGGAGAGCCTCTACGCCCTGGCGCCGGTCCCGCACCTGGGCCACGGCATCGACTGGAACCACGCCGGCGACATGCTCCGCGACCGGATCATCCGGGCACTGGAAGAGCAGGTCGGACTGGACGACCTGGAATCGAGCATCGTGATCGAGCGGCGCTTCACCCCGGTCGACTTCGCGACGGACCTCCGGAGCCACCTCGGCGCCGCCTTCTCGATCGAGCCGACCCTGCTCCAATCGGCCTACTTCCGCCCACACAACCGCTCGCGCGACCTCCCCGGCCTCTACCTCGTCGGCGCCGGCACCCACCCTGGCGCCGGCCTTCCCGGCGTACTCCTCTCCGCCAAGATCACCAGCCGCCTGGTCCAGGAGGATCTCCGTTCAGTGAGGGCGCGTGTGTACAGCAAAGCCGTGTGA